The Lytechinus pictus isolate F3 Inbred chromosome 5, Lp3.0, whole genome shotgun sequence DNA segment CGAGTTTACGTGACAATCCGACATGTCTTTTTTGGCAGCATTCTATCAACACTGTTTATTAACCCAAGGAACATGGTTTTCAAAGACATTTAGAGTGCATACTAtataagcccctttcacaattggtggtgcgactgcttacaaccgttgcaattctgtgcaacatatattgtgaccaaacgATCGCacaagcaattgtgaaagcccctatacatacatgtattcattgcCATGCGTATCAGTTCATAACATGCAATGTTGTCAGAAATATACTCTTGGCTTTTGTTTTTTCCCATTCATTACAACTTCActtaagggccgtctgcaccatcccgagttttcaaattagcacgctatttctgatctggcaaattatcccgatctgaacaatctcaagattatttgcaatggagatgCAATTATCGCACTAGTttgtaggattaatctcgagattgcaaaatagcgcgctattttacgaattacaTGTATAACGCTAATttgtaggtgcagacgcactcgggattatttattcacggcgtcagaccataaagaatcgatgcctcgctcaagcaggaatcgctcttcttgcgatggtggagacggggtttcttgaatctcgagattaatcgcgaagagggccaatcgggctaaaatctcgagattgagcaaactcggtatagtgcagcaccgcctatagAAGCTTAGATGAGATTCAGAGAATCAAGTGCTACagtgtatttacatgtacatgtaatctttGATAGTTGAGATAGTTATATATTGTATGAAGATCTCTTTTTATAGTTGGTGATATAGGGGCTGAAGTGATGTTTACAGTGCAGTTTACTTGTGTGGATTGAAAACCTCAAAACAAACTCTGTGACACACCCACTTGACCAACTGCAGGCTTGTAGCAGGCTCCCCGGCTACGCTGATTACAGGCGTATgacctgggccctgtcttacaaagagtcacgattgatccaatcaattgtaactctatggaaatccatcactgtcatgattttttctacaggaaattggcacaatgtcctttgtaaacaaagagaagcacagtgaattttcaagaaaacaatgaatgcatgagtATACGTCAtagtaagaaaatattttgaacaaatgtgCATGTtacatgttgatgttgctggccgtccttagttgcgattgattggatcaatcgtaactctttgtaagacggggccctgatcaaGATCACTGCTTCTGGGCTCCTGTTTGGCATGTCAATATGTTTCAtaaaggggtgggggggggggggggctgagcagCGTCTGAGCAGATTTAGGTACAGATTCTAGAGAACTGaaattaaaggaaaacaaaatacaaggaAAGAATCAAATATCAGAAAGAATTAAATGAGAGGAGCAATCTAAAacttgtttcatcaaaattggttatAGAATATGGAAGTTTGAGTCTTCTTGTACTCTCTCTATGGGATccacaaattggcaaacatgcttcaaaatggctgattttgtggataATTCTCCATTTGTTTCATTCACTTTGATCAATTGGAGGATCCCAATAGAAAGTACAACATACTTTTCAAACGTTCATAACTTGCTTTGATACTTGTACTtgtatttcataaccgattttgatgaaacttgttttgaaTTGATCCTCTCATTAATACTCTTTTCAATATtaaagattgcttctcttcttgtgtttttttttaaagtctgaaAAAAGGTTTGTCAGAGTGGCAAATTccacatacatatacatgtacatgagtgccccccccccatccatctCATTGCACTTCACATCAGCTGGTTTGCAGCTCATGAGTGTCGGCTATCCAAATCAGACCCTAAACAGTGGATAGcgtagaaaaaatgaaagatgcgAGGGTGAAAGAAGCACCCAAAATGTCCCCCAAAAGAGCCTTGGAAATTCCTGTAGGGttcaatgaaaatcattttgtgATTTATACAAAGTTTGGCTGATGAGCTCAAATGTAgccccatattttttttttgttaaattaattTTCTCCTTGTGAATTATATTGGAAATAATATATGCCAATTTGATTCATGATCTAGCCAGTTAATACCTTGGTAATGTTTCATATTGAAATACTTACACATGACTTTGGTTTACAGCTGTGCATTATGGGTCCCTTGTCTATTTTTTGatgtcaattttcatgaaagtgAGCTTATTAATACAATATTCAGCATATGCATACAagacatttcaatgaaaaccaTTAATATAGTCAGtattgtaataatgattgctGCTATTAATGTACGGCCTGCCTTGGAGTAGTGGTTCtaactctcgccttgtaatcagagggtcgtgtgttctaATCCccccatggcctagcgtcctttggcaaggcgtcaatccacactttgccactctcacctaGGTGCTTATTGGGTACCAGTaggaaacaattgtcattatggttggtttagcaagtgtgcgcctaacaggctgctaaAAAGTGACAGGGTTTTGTGAAGCTCAttgagcagtcgtagattgGTAAAGCACTAGATATATAAAAgccaatatatatatcatttccaACAGTATCCATTGTGATAGGAGTGCCTACAATCAAGAGAGACGTGCAGAGCTACTTGATGGAAACTCTTCATTCTCTCGTCAGCGGGCTGTCACAAGAAGAGAAACTTGAGTGTCTTATTGTAGTCTTCATCGCAGAGGTAAGAACAATCTCTGTTTCTGTTGTATTTGTTCCTGTTGAAGTTACTCCAGTAGGAACTCGTCAAAGCAGCTTTCAGCCAAGTCAACGCCAAGCTGTtggtatataacaaaatatagccATAGGAATCATTTTACAGTACGTCAAAGTTAATAAGGCATAGTGGCTTACCATTGTAGTCGACAAAAATTACTCTCAGGCGTTTTCGGTTAAAGTTGAGATACTAATGGCCGAGCTGGGATTCAAACTCACAACCTTTCAATCATATtaagtccaatgctctaaccactagaccgcACGACCCGTTaatttacattacatgtatatctgtcataataataataatctagaCAGATGATTGGTCTAAACCCTGTCAAGTGACCAAAGATAGCTCCAACCAATGTCACGAAATTGGCAAAAATGCCATGAATCCCGGCATCTGACGTCACAACCCGGGAATAGTACTCCAAGCTGTGACATAGACGTACATGTGAATAGTTAAACTATTTATGGGTGGGCGGGGCTTAACCCAAACTCATGTGCATGTACTATGCACGTATGTGATCAAGCCAGGGGCCTCATCAAAGCTAATAAAAAGTATTAATGAATTCTCTCTCAAAGATTGCTATTCATTCAGTTACATCTACATTCCTATCTGATGTATTTAATTCTGATGACggatataaatcaaatatatacTGCCTTCGATCGGAGGTTTGGTGAAACTATGATCCCCTCAGTGACACGAATGCAACCATTTACCGCCCCTCAGGAAAACAGTCGCATTCCAGCGTCACTTCGGGAACCATAGTTCCAACCACCTCCTCTGGCGGCCGTACATATTTGTTCACTATCATCCAGTCAGAGGGAAGGAGAACAGATGGTGTGTCAATCACATCATATGTTCAAGGTAGATTAGCATCCTGCTCAATTTAATTAGTTGTAAATGATTGATAATTCacacttatttaaaaaatattctaatAATAATTCAGTTATTTTATGTGCtttaaatatcagaaataaaattGGGTCTTTTCATGAAGTTTGGCATAAATTGTGACAGACATGTATCAGCATGAGTCAATACTATTACTCTATACATTTATTGTTTGTTGGCTTTACACTTGCATTAATTTTCGGCCATTTAGACTATTAAAACTTTTTTATCAAGTTATTGAGCGTAACAATGTATACTATTGGCAGTAGCTTAAGGAGCATCAGGATATTTACATTTGTTCCCAAAATTCCAATTATGGCAACTacgtgtacactgtacatgtacatgtaggttgacAAAACTTGATACAATACTCCAAGCACATTGTTGGTAgcttaatatttcatatttcctatgcATAGTtctattcttaaaagaaaattttagaATTGTATTAATACTACACTGTATGCTACTCGGTATCCACCGAATGTCTTAAACTCGTGTCTTGAGGGGAATTCCCCCCCCTCCCACAAAAAAAGttgatgaaaagagaaaaatcaaagaagcataCCCGgtaatgcttaaaatatcaaaatcaaattttgaataaagttatgacattctaaaccTGTACAGTGATGAAagactttacatgtacatgtatgacgtcaagaaataaaatcattactGTCATTGTGAACCATTGTCATTGTGACTCTTTTGTACATTTACttcactatacatgtatacataatcAGTATTTGCAGTTTTGACAATGAGGTGACTTTTCACCGAATTGCAACAGATTACCAAGAGCTTATATtctaatcttaatttcataacacatgtaattgttttttttataatacttcAAGTCATCTAAGTGTTTTCAATAATATAAtttatgaatgtacatgtacatgtagtcaatAATGATTTTGTACGTTTTCTAACTCGGCTTTACTATCTGATAATAGTATAACGTTGTTATTTAAATgcataaacatttcatattgACTGGATATTGTAATTGCACATGGAAACAAACACACTTATAATTAAgttctttgttttaataagtacatgtattgcATCTAAACATTTATTGCCATTTTATaccgattttattttttaatattttaaaaccCCGACTAGTGAGGAGAGTTTCATATAAACAGAAACtagtttttctttaattcagTCCTCCTCAGGCACTAGTTGGTGGTAATTTTTTCCTCTTGTACGTAGTCTTGTTGTCTTTTGCCTGGaaataaagtgaataaaaaaacacagcaatgccacatgttcagggaggaatcaagctttgtttcacattatcaaggagaaaattaaaacatttcatattgtaATAAACCACAAACGAAACAAAGAGCGGATGATGTCATCCGTTACCTATGTgtatacagaccaggatgtcaATAACTGTTTGTGGAATCAAGGGatgaaaatgttatcaatttcttattttacatccgaattcgatgaaattttcattgttgagCTTGTTTGGATTGttctcattttcatattcaagtcaactttttgtAGGGGTTTACATCCCCTTTAAAAGTGTTTTCAATTTTATGCTGGTCAGAGACATATTTTTCACCCAACCATCCACTAAATTCCCAGattattctttttataaaaGCAAGGTTTATCTCACTAATTAATGCCTACTAGTACTaatcatatatttcaacaattgtCTATGTTTTTACAGGCAGACAAAGATTATGTCACAAAGGAAGCagcaaaaatacaaaaagagtAAGTAAATTTATACAGGTTTCttcgcaccaatgcacactTGGTGCCTCTCGAACTTCGCATTTTCATGAACTCAACCAAAAGCCGTTCAATCGACCGCTAAAAGCATAAATGTTTTCGATTTTGACTAccgtttaatcatttttttggagggggacaaaacaaataaaaagccTTCCCCCCCAAAGagttgctgaaatttcacattaaTAGATCCAAGAAATTGTCATctattttctatgttttaatttaGTTGGAAatttatcaagaaaatgaaaatgaagaatattcccATTTTCTAGACTGTCTTTGAACATTTCGATGTAGGACTAGAATTGGCAACTTTTCATTAAATATCACCCTAATCATAATTTGTTCTGATGTTATTTccctatgtatttatttttttaaatttgaaaaataaatgtaaaaaaattaatgttgccGATTTGAGGAGCATAATAAGATTAATTTTGACTTCATGAAAGCTGTGTGCCTCTATGAGGTAATCTAGACCTCGGCTACATCTACAGTGTGTCAAGAATATTATTTCACTGTGCGATGATGACTAACCTAATGACATTTGAAATGGATCAATATACGACTCTGAGGATGAAGATTGAACCATCTGACTGTCTCATTTTAGTCCCATATAATTGCAAAGAAGCATTAATTTGCAATTATCTCTGATggcatgtacatatatattgcACACTTATCTGTTTTGGGGTTCTGTATTCAAAGCTGAATCAGGGGCCTGCATGGTGTTCAGTTGAGCATAGagagttgtgctggcattacaaaatttttatttcagaaatacatgtatgcattataTTAGACATTTGTATCACTTTTCAAGTTAATTTGACTAATTCAAGTTGTCTGTATTCCGAATGTATTGTGAAGTCATAAATCATGCGATTTGAAAACTGCAAGTGATTTTAAGGATTCATTGGCGCTGCTACTTTAGGGCTTTTGgtgattattttaattcaatgtATTTACACTGAATGGAAGAAACTAAAGAAActattaaatgtaaaaaaaaaatcagttcgtTTTCTTGTTATGTCTTACTGGCTATATCCACTGTAGTTTGTTgccaaaggcatattgtatttttgGGTTGTCtgtccatctgtctgtctgtccttCCATCGTCTGTCCCTTTCATGTTCCCCTATTAAACCATAACAGAAACTTTCAAAGTGTCTGGTGAGTgttttatgaaaggacttgCCGGATGTTTTATCTGAAAAAGTGTGTTTTATCCAAATGTTACAATAGTAAACGTGGTctctcagtcaatcaaaatcCAGAAAGATCTTGTTGGacaacaaatgttgatgaaatcatTCCCAGGTATTTTCTAGTCTGCTGTACAAACctttcactcgagtaaagggtctgaattgcagcctactcatgcgttgtgtactgaaggccctaaacagcaagttttgtatgtttGTGCTCGtttttgcgtggagacacacttgttgatcaaagtttcaatcggggtctgtgcctgcagactaggtatTTTCTGTGATGGGATGGGGGTGAATTCAGTATCAACAAACAGGAATAAGCCTCTTGAATGTTTGTCATGAACTTGGacttttgatttcattttttaaatggtaTACATGTTTCTGTGTTATCAAAGGTCGACACTCCAGGAATTATGGGAAGGAAGGTACAGGGGGTCATGGCAAATTCCAGCTTCCTGTTCAGTTATATACCAACCAAGGTTTTTATCTGCCTTTGAATAAACTGCCTATCCACAAGAGCTGGTAGTTTAATGAACTGGCAGGTCATCCATCtacattttattattgtttgaaatagacCATAGAAATGAAATacgctgaaaatttgttttgcccaattgatcgtatTCCAGCTAGGTCAGCTAGTATTCCAGAGCATAAACTGTGTAGAGATAGATAATGAAATTGTCTGCATCAGTAAAAGTATGGAACATGTAGGCCTGCATACTTTGTACATAGTGTTGGGCTGCTTTAAGTGACAACATAATATTCACGTAGAATTACAAACATGAATCAAACATGATAACTGCGGATTCTTAATCAGGGTCTATACCAATGTGGTATCTCCTTCACTTTGCACCCAGTCAGCGCACATTGTAGTGagcagtttgacccaggaacTGTACCGAACATGTAGGTCAACgttgacaccgttctcactgccttcctaaaactagtttactggaaactagtttaacgtgtaatgagaacggtcgaagcgagtttggaagcgatcttccaaaccggttcataaaACCATCTCGCGATTTAGTTTTCAAGAtggctttgcctcgttaaactggtttcagcgcaagtgaggacacaaccttgtcaccccactgagagcatttctatagcaacaagatcgttttacgtgaagtgattttgaaaaccactttcgtgtgatcgaatgggaacgctagcaaagtgatcttccaaactggtttcctgaacagGTTTCCAGTaaattacatgtagttttagaaagcgtaatgaaaCAGTGTCTTCTATGCAGGGTTTTAATTGCAAAAGACACACAACGTTGATTTTCAGTACATGTGAACAGCTACTGTGTGAAGCGAAAGCGAAGAATACACCTGGCAGCGCGCAGTTTGGCATGAGCGCAGAAGTACTAGTAGGCCGACACAATGACATCATAATTGACACAATGACATCATAGAATCATTATTCAAATCACCAATTTGTTTGATTCACCCTTTTTGTGATTCTGGAGAAACGTCTTTCGaacacccttttccccatttCTTGTTTCATTAGAAAaatgtttacatttaatttcGATTTACTACATAACCGTGATTCATCAGAAATGTTTTTCAATGTCTGTCATcgtgattctagggtaaaaaaatTGGTGATAAAAATGCACCCTAATGCTCTTACCAATTTAAAAAGACTCACtaatccatgtacatgtacacctgtATGAACCTTCATCCAATCCTAAAAGAATGCTACAGGGGGTATtaatgagaaaaagaaggatGTAATTCATGGTAATTACAGACCACCTTGTTTTTGCCGTAATTAATACCActtatattactttttttcttcataaaatttGTAActgaaaaagagagggaaaaaaaaatcagctttagGTAGGTAATTGGatgaatgtaatttcaggtaactagaccaaaggtcaaaggtcatttgcaggtcattatttcaaaatacagtttTGGGGATCACTGAAAACCGTTTCTCATCCCCAGAGTTCGACACAACTTTTTTccaaaaactgtatttttatttcacttttatctGTGTGAATTTTGGAGTGTCATTGATACCGTGACAAATGCTAAATTTATCTGGGGAATAATGTTTTGTatagtgacatacatgtatgtatggtcAGGATTACACAGAGTAAACAGAGATTTTGTTTTTTCTGATCGCTCTCTCTAATTGAATATTTGCAAGCAAGTTTACATTTGCAGCTTACGGTCCACTGAGCAAAAACCCTCATTGCTCCTGTGTATTACGTTTGCTACCACAATGCAAAATGGTGTTTGAATTAAAACCAATCTTTCTCGTTGATGTGAATGGTAAATGACTTAATGGTACATTtttcaatgataaaatattaaattgaacagatgaaaatatataccttTCATTCATTCTCTCTAGATTTTCAGCAGAAGTGGATTCCGGATTGATAGAGGTGATATCCCCCCCTGCCGAATATTATCCTGATCTCAACAGTATAAAAGAAACATTTGGTGACACAGCTGAAAGAGTCAAGTAAGTAAAATACACTGTAGGCCTTTACTCAGTATTAAACTCAGAtaaaacttaaaggggaagttatATATCGTCGagggtttgaaaaaaatccatcaaagaataaaaaagttatcagaattttaaatatttgttgatttgtgatgtcatatgcgagcaacTTTAGTACATGTCCTGTggcaaaaaatcaatgaaatgtcattttataAGAAAATTGAGAATGGTTTTACTGTACCTAcggtatatcaatagacaaatcatttcacacacatttttcaaaagaaaacaaaaataagtcatcaccaaccaatacaaaatttaaatttatgcattttatattacattatatatgggacagctgctcttttatgatgtcacaaattcaAAAACTTAGAAtattaataactttcttaatctttaatggatgt contains these protein-coding regions:
- the LOC129261383 gene encoding alpha-1,3-mannosyl-glycoprotein 4-beta-N-acetylglucosaminyltransferase A-like, with the translated sequence METLHSLVSGLSQEEKLECLIVVFIAEADKDYVTKEAAKIQKEFSAEVDSGLIEVISPPAEYYPDLNSIKETFGDTAERVKWRTKQNLDFSFLMMYGRIRGKYYCQVSHNNMNSLF